From a single Mycolicibacterium mengxianglii genomic region:
- a CDS encoding MarR family winged helix-turn-helix transcriptional regulator: protein MEGMIAGRTASDMPGLDIAEERAWQHFLDSALRMYATLNRGLTDSHQLTLSDVRLLDMLARSATGSARMGDLAEALLALPSRVTRQIRRLEKQGLVTRAASPDDGRGVLAAITDEGRQAVGEAMLTYCRGVRAHFLGQLSRPQMAAMGENCRRISTGLKQADSPGKFGRA from the coding sequence ATGGAGGGGATGATTGCCGGGCGTACCGCAAGCGATATGCCTGGCCTAGATATTGCCGAGGAGAGGGCGTGGCAGCACTTCCTCGATTCGGCACTGCGGATGTATGCAACTTTGAACCGGGGGCTCACGGATTCGCATCAGCTGACGCTGAGCGATGTGAGGTTGCTCGACATGCTGGCTCGGTCGGCTACGGGGTCTGCGCGGATGGGGGATCTGGCCGAGGCTCTGCTGGCGTTACCCAGCCGGGTGACGCGCCAGATTCGGCGTCTCGAGAAGCAGGGTCTGGTCACCCGGGCCGCGAGCCCCGATGACGGCCGCGGGGTGTTGGCCGCCATCACCGACGAAGGCAGGCAAGCTGTGGGGGAGGCGATGCTGACGTACTGCCGGGGGGTCCGTGCTCATTTCCTGGGCCAGTTGTCGCGTCCCCAGATGGCTGCGATGGGGGAGAACTGCCGCCGGATCAGCACCGGGCTCAAACAGGCCGACAGCCCGGGCAAGTTCGGTCGCGCCTGA
- a CDS encoding NAD(P)H-quinone oxidoreductase — protein sequence MRAIVAESSEELSWRDVPDVAPDHGEILIKVISAGVNRADLLQAAGNYPPPPGASPIMGLEVSGTVVGIGEGTSDWQIGQEVCALLAGGGYAEYVAVPAAQVLPLPAGVSVSDAAGLPEVACTVWSNLVMTAHLSPGQLVLIHGGASGIGTHAIQVARALGARVAVTAGSAAKLDLCRELGAEVTICYRDEDFVARVKDATDGAGADVILDIMGASYLDRNINALAIDGQLVVIGMQGGVKGELNLGKLISKRARVIGTALRGRQVDGPTGKSTIVQGVTESVWPMIADKQVRPIIGATFPMEQAAKAHKLLASGEVTGKVLLTVP from the coding sequence ATGCGTGCGATTGTCGCTGAGTCCTCAGAAGAACTGTCCTGGCGCGACGTCCCGGACGTTGCACCCGACCACGGGGAGATCCTGATCAAGGTCATTTCCGCGGGCGTCAATCGAGCGGATTTGCTGCAGGCCGCCGGTAACTACCCGCCGCCGCCGGGAGCCAGCCCGATTATGGGCCTGGAAGTCTCCGGAACCGTGGTAGGAATCGGCGAAGGCACCTCAGACTGGCAAATCGGGCAAGAAGTCTGCGCTTTGCTGGCCGGCGGTGGCTACGCGGAATATGTGGCCGTCCCGGCGGCTCAGGTCCTCCCCCTTCCGGCGGGCGTGAGCGTCAGCGATGCGGCCGGTCTCCCCGAGGTCGCGTGCACCGTTTGGTCCAACTTGGTGATGACCGCGCACCTGTCGCCGGGTCAGCTGGTGCTGATCCACGGCGGTGCCAGCGGTATCGGCACCCACGCCATTCAGGTGGCCCGCGCACTCGGGGCCCGGGTGGCGGTGACCGCCGGATCCGCCGCCAAGCTCGACCTGTGCCGTGAGCTCGGCGCCGAGGTGACCATCTGTTACCGCGACGAGGACTTCGTGGCCCGGGTCAAAGACGCCACTGACGGCGCCGGCGCCGACGTCATTCTCGACATCATGGGTGCGTCCTACCTGGATCGGAACATCAACGCGCTGGCCATCGACGGCCAACTGGTGGTGATCGGTATGCAGGGTGGGGTCAAGGGCGAGCTGAACCTCGGCAAGCTGATCAGCAAGCGTGCCCGGGTGATCGGAACGGCGCTGCGCGGCCGGCAAGTCGACGGCCCCACCGGCAAGAGCACGATCGTGCAGGGCGTCACCGAGTCCGTGTGGCCGATGATCGCCGACAAACAGGTGCGCCCGATCATCGGCGCCACTTTCCCGATGGAGCAGGCCGCGAAGGCGCACAAACTGCTGGCGTCGGGCGAGGTCACCGGCAAAGTCCTGCTGACCGTCCCGTGA
- a CDS encoding PQQ-dependent sugar dehydrogenase: MRTGYGKYVGRVGALAVALGISGVGVALPGMAWADDTSPPNSASTSSSDSSSESPSSEPASEPSSGSPDGADQPGTPQSEDQDAGTDSEPAAEETPDAGDDEPVASATKPRRARTTSEARAGERDTAGIVKARVQEQADGEQADEEANGEQAGTAGGGALPSDNSDNTETTDITETASDDDSTAISSATTISATSTAASLEKLPGHTLQPSATGTPRRQLETPAPNAILGAVATFLGVNHESPQGPSPSSPTDSPLMMALLGWASRRESVAAVEQSPTAAAQASAQASAQGLPAEFERVVLVSGLDEPTDIQILADGRILIAQRNGTVMIYEEHDGTGHLHDVPVISVPTRSDGERGLLGIEVDPEFDETGGWLYLSYTTADNFDRLSRVQVTGNTAALSSEEVLIQSTQAANNIHHGGEIRFGPDGLLYWSTGDNLNSPNPQSLNNIHGKILRLDMSRPEADYVPADNPFVNQPDANPYIYAYGLRNPFRFTFTDNGKLLAADVGGARWEELNVIQPGANYGWPTAEGICTGCGFANPIYTYAHTEPPAVAGSITGVVMYTGSAFGPEYQNKVFIADYTLGWMKVLTFDSEFESFISEEMFDDQAGTTVKLEEGLDGNLYQLNIYPGELAIIRPAVGNRAPTAVVTATPDNGLGPLEVEFSSAGSSDPEGSALSFSWDFGDGNTSAAPNPTWTYTTNGTFDVALTVSDGERTSTTIQRIVVGNRAPVVTIDPDMATNYNAGDTIDFSAVATDPDSDPLTYSWRIDFHHADHIHPFLDNIGGQSGSFTIPRTPDNIDTTWYRVAVTVTDSAGLSTTEYVEVKPNLVDLTITANDPAAVFTVDGVPYTGSYTTKAVVGVQRVIAALPSQTIDGRQVVFNNWSDGQDLSHTISTPGTATTYTVSYVDYVDPGSLDPLALLSQLRDNAVADVTRIVDAVNTAGTALASALGSLPDTLGEAIEAIVADPARLGTVVSELFDKLGDDVTAVVTPVVRAVGDVVSTNVRRTVGALSAVAANIAPIAQAVIDAPAGVGRSIQQSVELLVRVITAWDLWGIIGALQYAQAVIPGEIQAQATKIAITVVVLFNDVLDALAVPLPPVAQPSEANARTS; encoded by the coding sequence ATGAGAACCGGATATGGGAAGTATGTCGGTCGTGTGGGAGCGCTCGCCGTCGCGCTGGGCATCAGCGGCGTAGGCGTAGCGCTCCCAGGGATGGCCTGGGCGGACGACACTTCCCCACCCAACTCAGCGAGTACGTCATCGTCCGATTCGTCATCTGAGTCGCCGTCTTCTGAGCCGGCTTCTGAGCCCTCGTCTGGATCCCCTGACGGTGCCGACCAACCCGGAACACCGCAGTCCGAGGACCAGGACGCCGGCACCGATTCCGAACCCGCTGCTGAGGAGACTCCGGATGCCGGCGATGACGAACCGGTGGCGTCGGCGACCAAACCCAGACGAGCCCGGACAACCTCCGAAGCCCGCGCCGGCGAACGTGACACCGCCGGGATCGTCAAGGCCCGGGTCCAGGAGCAGGCGGACGGGGAGCAGGCTGACGAGGAGGCCAACGGAGAGCAGGCCGGCACGGCAGGTGGCGGTGCGCTCCCGAGCGACAACAGCGACAACACCGAGACGACCGACATCACCGAGACAGCGTCGGACGACGATTCAACCGCGATCTCCTCTGCCACAACCATTTCCGCTACCAGTACCGCCGCCTCCCTGGAAAAACTGCCCGGTCACACTCTGCAACCATCGGCCACCGGAACACCGCGGCGTCAGCTCGAGACCCCCGCTCCGAACGCCATTCTCGGTGCGGTAGCCACGTTCCTGGGCGTGAATCACGAGTCCCCACAGGGCCCTTCACCCAGTTCACCGACGGACTCACCGTTGATGATGGCCCTACTCGGTTGGGCGTCGCGACGGGAGTCCGTCGCCGCGGTCGAGCAGTCGCCGACCGCCGCGGCTCAGGCGTCGGCGCAGGCCAGCGCTCAAGGTCTACCGGCAGAATTCGAGCGAGTGGTACTGGTGTCCGGACTCGATGAGCCTACCGACATCCAGATCCTGGCCGACGGCCGAATCCTGATCGCCCAGCGCAACGGCACCGTCATGATCTACGAAGAGCACGACGGCACAGGCCATCTGCACGACGTACCCGTCATCAGCGTCCCCACCCGCAGCGACGGCGAACGCGGACTGTTGGGCATCGAGGTCGACCCGGAGTTCGATGAAACCGGCGGCTGGCTCTACCTGTCGTACACCACGGCAGACAACTTCGACCGGCTGTCGCGCGTCCAGGTCACCGGCAACACCGCTGCGCTCTCCAGCGAAGAAGTCCTGATCCAATCCACGCAGGCCGCCAACAACATCCACCACGGCGGGGAGATCCGATTCGGACCGGACGGGCTGCTGTACTGGTCCACCGGAGACAACCTGAACAGTCCAAATCCACAGAGTCTGAACAACATCCATGGCAAGATCCTGCGGCTGGACATGAGCAGGCCGGAGGCCGACTACGTGCCTGCCGACAATCCGTTCGTCAACCAGCCCGACGCCAACCCGTACATCTACGCCTACGGTCTGCGGAACCCGTTCCGCTTCACGTTCACCGACAACGGCAAGCTGCTGGCCGCCGACGTCGGTGGCGCCCGGTGGGAAGAACTCAACGTCATCCAGCCGGGAGCGAACTACGGGTGGCCCACCGCCGAAGGCATCTGCACCGGATGTGGTTTCGCCAACCCCATCTACACGTATGCCCACACCGAACCACCGGCCGTGGCGGGTTCCATCACCGGCGTGGTGATGTACACAGGCAGCGCCTTCGGGCCCGAGTACCAGAACAAGGTCTTCATCGCCGACTACACCCTCGGCTGGATGAAGGTGCTCACGTTCGACTCCGAATTCGAAAGCTTCATCAGTGAGGAGATGTTCGACGACCAGGCCGGCACCACGGTGAAACTCGAAGAGGGCCTCGACGGCAACCTCTACCAGCTCAACATCTACCCCGGCGAGCTCGCGATCATCCGGCCCGCCGTCGGAAACCGGGCGCCGACCGCGGTCGTCACCGCCACGCCGGACAATGGGCTGGGCCCACTGGAGGTCGAGTTCTCCTCGGCCGGGTCCAGCGACCCCGAGGGTTCGGCGCTGAGCTTCTCGTGGGATTTCGGCGACGGCAACACTTCGGCTGCGCCGAACCCGACGTGGACCTACACCACCAACGGCACCTTTGACGTGGCACTGACGGTCAGCGACGGTGAGCGCACCAGCACCACCATCCAGCGCATCGTGGTGGGCAACCGGGCTCCCGTCGTCACCATCGATCCCGACATGGCGACCAACTACAACGCCGGCGACACCATCGACTTCTCCGCGGTCGCCACCGATCCCGACTCCGACCCGCTGACGTATTCGTGGCGGATCGACTTCCACCACGCCGACCACATCCACCCGTTCCTGGACAACATCGGCGGCCAGAGCGGCAGTTTCACCATCCCGCGGACCCCTGACAACATCGACACCACCTGGTACCGCGTGGCTGTCACCGTCACCGACTCGGCCGGGCTGTCCACGACGGAGTACGTCGAGGTCAAGCCGAACCTGGTGGACCTGACCATAACCGCGAACGACCCGGCCGCGGTGTTCACCGTCGACGGCGTCCCCTACACGGGGTCCTACACCACCAAGGCGGTGGTCGGGGTGCAGCGGGTGATCGCCGCACTGCCGTCGCAGACCATCGACGGGCGGCAGGTGGTCTTCAACAACTGGTCCGACGGACAGGACCTGAGCCACACCATCTCCACGCCCGGCACCGCCACCACCTACACCGTGTCCTACGTCGACTACGTCGATCCCGGCTCCCTGGATCCACTGGCACTGCTGTCGCAGCTGCGTGACAACGCGGTTGCCGACGTCACCCGCATCGTGGACGCCGTCAACACCGCGGGCACGGCGTTGGCCTCGGCACTGGGTTCACTGCCCGACACGCTGGGCGAGGCGATCGAGGCGATCGTCGCCGATCCCGCCCGACTGGGCACGGTCGTGAGCGAACTGTTCGACAAACTCGGCGACGACGTCACTGCTGTCGTCACCCCGGTGGTCCGTGCCGTCGGCGACGTCGTCAGCACCAATGTGCGGCGCACGGTCGGCGCACTTTCCGCGGTGGCCGCCAACATCGCGCCGATCGCCCAAGCTGTGATCGACGCACCGGCCGGAGTGGGCCGCAGCATCCAGCAGAGCGTCGAACTTCTGGTGCGTGTGATCACCGCGTGGGACCTGTGGGGCATCATCGGCGCCCTGCAGTACGCGCAGGCCGTCATCCCGGGTGAGATCCAAGCTCAGGCCACCAAGATCGCGATCACCGTCGTGGTGCTGTTCAACGACGTACTCGACGCGTTGGCGGTGCCGCTCCCGCCGGTCGCTCAGCCCAGCGAAGCCAACGCCCGGACCAGCTGA
- a CDS encoding cysteine desulfurase-like protein — MAFDVARVRGLHPTLGDGWVHFDAQSGMLVPDSVSTTVSTAFRTSMADAAGPHPSARRSAKLLEAARQAVADLVNGDPRGVVLGADRAVLLTSLADASSSRAGLGYEVVVTRLDDEANISPWLRAANRYGAKVKWAEVDIESGELPGWQWESLITKPTRLVAIASASATLGTVVDLHPVSKLAHDIGGLVVVDHTAAAPYRLIDIQDSEVDVVALNTVAWGGPPIGALVFRDPALIDTFGSVSMNPYAVGPARLEMGVHQYGLLGGVVASVEYLAGLDESAVGSRRERLAVSMRSASAYLDRVYDYLLTCLRSLPLVMVLGAPDDRIPVVSFAVQNVPAERVVQRLADNGVLAIPNANSRVLDVIGVNDVGGAVTIGLAHYSTMYEVDQLVRALASLG, encoded by the coding sequence ATGGCATTTGACGTTGCCCGGGTGCGTGGTCTGCATCCGACACTGGGCGACGGCTGGGTGCACTTCGATGCGCAGTCCGGAATGCTGGTGCCCGACTCGGTGTCGACCACCGTGTCAACGGCGTTCCGCACGTCGATGGCCGATGCTGCAGGCCCGCACCCGTCCGCCCGTCGCAGCGCCAAACTCTTGGAAGCGGCCCGACAGGCAGTAGCTGATCTGGTCAACGGCGACCCTCGTGGGGTGGTGCTCGGCGCGGATCGCGCCGTGCTGCTCACCTCGCTGGCAGACGCCTCGTCGTCCCGTGCCGGACTGGGGTACGAGGTGGTGGTCACCAGGCTCGACGACGAGGCCAACATCTCGCCGTGGCTGCGGGCCGCCAACCGGTACGGCGCCAAGGTGAAATGGGCCGAGGTCGACATCGAGTCCGGTGAGCTGCCCGGCTGGCAGTGGGAAAGTCTGATCACCAAGCCGACTCGGCTGGTGGCGATCGCGTCGGCGTCGGCCACCCTGGGCACCGTCGTGGATCTGCATCCGGTGAGCAAACTTGCCCATGACATCGGCGGCCTGGTGGTGGTCGACCACACTGCGGCCGCGCCCTACCGACTGATCGACATTCAAGACTCCGAGGTCGACGTCGTCGCCCTGAACACTGTCGCCTGGGGCGGGCCGCCGATCGGTGCCCTGGTGTTCCGCGATCCGGCGCTCATCGACACCTTCGGCTCGGTGTCGATGAATCCGTACGCGGTAGGACCGGCCCGCCTCGAAATGGGGGTGCACCAGTACGGGCTGCTGGGCGGAGTCGTTGCCAGCGTCGAATACCTGGCCGGTCTGGATGAGTCCGCTGTCGGATCCCGGCGCGAAAGACTCGCGGTGTCAATGCGATCCGCGTCGGCTTACCTGGATCGGGTCTACGACTACCTGCTGACCTGCCTGCGGTCGTTGCCACTGGTGATGGTGCTCGGCGCACCGGATGACCGCATTCCGGTTGTCAGCTTCGCCGTGCAGAACGTGCCCGCCGAACGGGTGGTGCAGCGGCTGGCCGACAACGGTGTGCTGGCGATCCCCAACGCCAATTCCCGCGTGCTCGATGTCATCGGGGTCAACGACGTCGGCGGTGCGGTGACCATCGGTCTGGCGCACTACTCGACGATGTACGAGGTGGATCAGCTGGTCCGGGCGTTGGCTTCGCTGGGCTGA
- a CDS encoding bacterial proteasome activator family protein, whose product MTTDDDNIEIIGASPQVAAGGHGDDDKSVTELVPQPAKVMRIGTMIKQLLEEVKSAPLDDASRNRLREIHRSSIAELEDGLAPELREELERLALPFSEDAVPSDAELRIAQAQLVGWLEGLFHGIQTALFAQQMAARAQLEQMRQGALPPGIAVPGQPRGAHPGTGQYL is encoded by the coding sequence GTGACCACGGACGACGACAACATCGAGATCATCGGAGCGAGCCCTCAGGTGGCCGCCGGCGGCCACGGCGACGACGACAAGTCGGTGACCGAGCTGGTGCCGCAACCGGCCAAGGTGATGCGGATCGGCACCATGATCAAACAGCTGCTCGAAGAGGTGAAATCGGCACCACTGGACGACGCGAGCCGCAATCGGCTGCGCGAGATCCACCGGTCCTCGATCGCTGAGCTCGAGGACGGCCTGGCCCCAGAGCTGCGCGAGGAGCTCGAACGGCTGGCGTTGCCGTTCAGCGAGGACGCGGTGCCCTCGGATGCTGAGCTGCGGATCGCCCAGGCGCAGCTGGTCGGCTGGCTCGAGGGTCTGTTCCACGGTATCCAGACCGCGCTGTTCGCTCAGCAGATGGCGGCGCGGGCTCAGCTGGAGCAGATGCGTCAGGGCGCCCTGCCGCCCGGCATCGCCGTACCGGGTCAGCCGCGCGGCGCGCACCCCGGCACCGGGCAGTACCTGTAA
- the wzt gene encoding galactan export ABC transporter ATP-binding subunit Wzt/RfbE — translation MTNPGPATRPHIETRDAWVEFPIFDAKSRSLKKAFLGKAGGTIGRNDSNVVVIEALRDITLSLEMGDRVGLVGHNGAGKSTLLRLLSGIYEPTRGSATVTGRVAPVFDLGVGMDPEISGFENIIIRGLFLGQTRKQMMAKVDEIAEFTELGEYLSMPLRTYSTGMRVRLAMGVVTSIDPEILLLDEGIGAVDAEFLKKAQTRLSELVERAGILVFASHSNEFLARLCKTAMWIDHGTIRMSGGIEEVVRAYEGEDAARHVREVLEETARDKAHG, via the coding sequence GTGACGAATCCAGGACCTGCAACTCGGCCGCATATCGAGACCCGTGACGCGTGGGTCGAGTTCCCGATTTTCGACGCCAAGTCACGCTCACTGAAGAAGGCATTCCTCGGCAAAGCCGGCGGCACCATCGGCCGCAACGATTCCAACGTCGTGGTGATCGAGGCGCTGCGCGACATCACGCTGTCACTGGAGATGGGTGACCGGGTCGGTCTCGTGGGACACAACGGCGCGGGTAAGTCCACGCTGCTGCGACTGCTGTCCGGCATCTACGAGCCGACCCGCGGTTCAGCGACGGTAACCGGACGAGTGGCCCCGGTGTTCGACCTCGGCGTCGGCATGGATCCGGAGATCTCCGGTTTCGAGAACATCATCATCCGCGGCCTGTTCCTGGGACAGACCCGCAAGCAGATGATGGCCAAGGTCGACGAGATCGCGGAGTTCACCGAACTCGGCGAGTACCTGTCGATGCCGCTGCGCACCTACTCCACCGGCATGCGGGTACGACTGGCGATGGGAGTGGTCACCAGCATCGACCCGGAGATCCTGCTGCTCGACGAAGGCATCGGCGCCGTCGACGCCGAGTTTCTCAAGAAGGCGCAGACGAGGCTGTCCGAGCTGGTGGAGCGAGCCGGGATCCTGGTGTTCGCCAGCCATTCCAATGAGTTCCTGGCCCGGCTGTGCAAAACGGCGATGTGGATCGACCACGGCACCATCCGGATGAGCGGTGGCATCGAAGAGGTGGTCCGCGCCTACGAGGGTGAGGACGCCGCCCGCCACGTCCGCGAAGTGCTGGAGGAAACGGCTCGGGACAAGGCGCATGGTTGA
- the glfT1 gene encoding galactofuranosyltransferase GlfT1, which yields MVDTVFAVVVTHRRVDSLAKSLDVLSTQSRPPDHLIVVDNDCDDRVRDLVAGQPIPTTYLGSRRNLGGAGGFALGMLHALAGGADWIWLADDDGRPHGPDVLATLLACADKHHLGEVSPMVCDLDDPDRLAFPLRRGVAWRRLVSELRTEDSAHSDLLPGIASLFNGALFRASTVEAVGVPDLRLFVRGDEVELHRRLVRSGVPFGTCLDAVYLHPQGGDEFKPILGGRMHTQFPDDATKRFFTYRNRGYLLSQPGLRKLLPQEWLRFGWFFLVSRRDPAGLREWIRLRRLGRRERFQR from the coding sequence ATGGTTGACACGGTCTTCGCCGTCGTGGTGACGCACCGTCGTGTCGACTCGCTGGCCAAATCTCTCGATGTGCTCAGTACCCAGAGCCGGCCGCCGGACCACCTGATCGTCGTCGACAACGACTGTGACGACCGGGTGCGCGATCTGGTCGCCGGACAACCGATTCCGACGACCTACCTGGGCTCGCGCCGAAACCTCGGTGGCGCGGGCGGTTTCGCACTCGGCATGCTGCACGCGCTGGCCGGCGGTGCCGACTGGATCTGGCTGGCCGACGACGACGGCCGTCCGCACGGACCGGACGTGCTCGCGACGCTGCTGGCCTGTGCGGACAAACACCATCTGGGCGAGGTGTCGCCGATGGTCTGCGACCTCGACGACCCGGACCGGTTGGCCTTCCCGCTGCGCCGCGGCGTGGCATGGCGGCGGCTGGTCAGTGAGCTGCGCACCGAAGACTCCGCCCACTCCGACCTGTTGCCGGGGATCGCTTCTTTGTTCAACGGCGCACTGTTCCGGGCCTCGACGGTGGAAGCCGTTGGTGTGCCCGACCTTCGGTTGTTCGTACGCGGCGACGAGGTGGAGCTGCACCGCCGGCTGGTACGTTCCGGGGTGCCGTTCGGTACGTGCCTGGACGCGGTGTACCTGCACCCGCAGGGCGGCGACGAGTTCAAGCCGATCCTGGGCGGGCGGATGCACACCCAGTTCCCCGACGATGCCACCAAACGCTTCTTCACCTACCGCAATCGCGGATACCTGCTGTCACAGCCCGGTTTGCGCAAGCTGCTGCCGCAGGAGTGGTTACGGTTCGGCTGGTTCTTCCTGGTGTCTCGCCGCGACCCCGCCGGGCTGCGGGAGTGGATCAGGCTGCGACGGTTGGGCAGACGCGAAAGGTTCCAACGATGA
- the wzm gene encoding galactan export ABC transporter permease subunit Wzm/RfbD, with protein sequence MTFVDAAAQSKTFYRARKDLVDGFGKRELWLHLGWQDIRQRYRRSVLGPIWITIATGTMAVALGGLYSKLFKLELSEHLPYVTLGLIIWNLINAAILEGSDVFVANEGLIKQLPTPLSVHVYRLVWRQVLLFAHNIIIFVIIAIIFPQPWSWADLTFIPALALIVVNCIWVALCFGILATRYRDISPLLFSLVQLLFYMTPIIWNDQTLRAQGAGNWATIIEFNPLLHYLDIVRAPLLGAEQQLHHWVVVIVLTIVGWTVTAFAMRQYRARVPYWV encoded by the coding sequence ATGACGTTCGTCGATGCGGCGGCGCAGTCCAAGACGTTCTACCGGGCCCGCAAGGACCTGGTGGACGGCTTCGGAAAGCGTGAGCTGTGGCTGCACCTCGGATGGCAGGACATCAGGCAGCGCTACCGGCGCAGCGTGCTGGGCCCCATCTGGATCACCATCGCGACCGGCACCATGGCGGTGGCGCTGGGCGGGCTGTATTCCAAGTTGTTCAAACTCGAACTCTCCGAACACCTCCCCTACGTCACGTTGGGGTTGATCATCTGGAATCTGATCAACGCCGCGATACTCGAGGGCTCCGATGTGTTCGTCGCCAACGAGGGTCTGATCAAGCAGCTACCGACGCCGCTGAGTGTGCACGTCTACCGGCTGGTGTGGCGGCAGGTGCTGCTGTTCGCGCACAACATCATCATCTTCGTGATCATCGCGATCATCTTCCCGCAGCCGTGGTCGTGGGCGGATCTGACGTTCATTCCGGCATTGGCGCTGATCGTGGTGAACTGCATCTGGGTGGCACTGTGTTTCGGAATCCTGGCCACCCGCTATCGCGATATCAGTCCGCTGCTGTTCAGCCTGGTACAGCTGCTGTTCTACATGACACCGATCATCTGGAATGACCAGACACTTCGGGCACAGGGCGCCGGGAATTGGGCCACGATCATCGAGTTCAACCCGCTACTGCACTACCTGGACATCGTCCGCGCCCCACTGTTGGGAGCCGAGCAGCAGCTGCACCACTGGGTGGTGGTCATCGTGTTGACCATCGTCGGGTGGACGGTGACGGCGTTCGCAATGCGCCAGTACCGGGCCCGGGTGCCCTACTGGGTCTGA
- a CDS encoding pyridoxamine 5'-phosphate oxidase family protein, producing MDLEPVTALSDDDSMKLLSGVHLGRLVTVMDGRPEIFPVNFVVQRNTVLFRTAEGTKLFGAVTNDQVLFEADDHNVVEGWSVIVRGSAKVLFAAAEIHDAEQAGLYPWTATQKLRFIRVTPDQVTGRKFVFGPEPDGDVVPG from the coding sequence ATGGACCTCGAACCGGTGACCGCACTGAGCGACGACGACAGCATGAAGCTGCTCTCCGGGGTGCATCTGGGGCGCCTGGTGACCGTCATGGACGGCCGGCCCGAGATCTTCCCGGTGAATTTTGTGGTGCAGCGGAACACGGTGCTGTTCCGAACGGCGGAGGGCACCAAGCTCTTCGGCGCGGTGACCAACGACCAGGTGCTGTTCGAGGCTGACGACCACAATGTGGTCGAAGGGTGGAGTGTGATCGTCCGGGGCTCGGCGAAGGTGCTCTTCGCCGCCGCTGAGATCCACGACGCCGAGCAGGCCGGCCTCTACCCGTGGACCGCCACCCAGAAGCTACGGTTCATCCGAGTCACGCCGGACCAGGTGACCGGACGCAAGTTCGTCTTCGGACCTGAACCCGACGGTGATGTGGTGCCCGGCTGA
- a CDS encoding ABC transporter substrate-binding protein: protein MYIKGQQRLSRRLVPAVLAAIALPLAACGGSASTTDATAPADVNAAKEQAKEFRTAGMPDDWINFGEFYQSVCDAYDLGCNGSSVAGVNRNDTDMSSAEEIAAFKNETTNAPMCSDIGIAFGQVAEEEDVLLGYTPEAAAALPAAYKSADGGWVASAVGVISIMTNIDVIPNPPRSFADLLKPEYKGKVSIANPVTSGTGQATVFSTAAALSPTKGEFDMDAAMDYWAEFYKLGQRNEADYSAAAFERGETPIRLAYDFVNIQAADLVKGKGVKTEIVIPAEGGVWQPSATMCNKKTEDPDLAKLVLDHTLSDEGQLVFAKVGARPVLYTLGKLDVPAELKTSWLPESQYANVIQYPDDSWPQPSIVADRWENDVLTAGG from the coding sequence GTGTACATCAAAGGCCAACAGCGCTTGTCGCGACGCCTCGTCCCCGCAGTCCTGGCCGCGATCGCACTGCCCCTGGCGGCATGCGGCGGTTCCGCGTCCACCACCGACGCCACGGCCCCCGCCGACGTCAACGCCGCCAAGGAGCAGGCAAAGGAATTCCGGACGGCGGGCATGCCCGACGACTGGATCAACTTCGGCGAGTTCTACCAATCCGTCTGTGATGCTTACGACCTCGGATGCAACGGATCATCGGTTGCGGGCGTCAACCGCAACGACACCGACATGAGCTCGGCCGAGGAGATCGCGGCATTCAAGAACGAGACCACCAACGCACCGATGTGCTCCGACATCGGCATCGCGTTCGGCCAGGTGGCCGAGGAGGAAGACGTCCTGCTGGGCTATACCCCGGAGGCGGCCGCAGCCCTGCCCGCGGCATACAAGTCCGCCGACGGCGGCTGGGTGGCGTCGGCCGTCGGTGTCATCTCGATCATGACCAATATCGACGTGATCCCGAACCCGCCCAGGTCGTTCGCCGACCTGCTGAAACCGGAATACAAGGGCAAGGTCTCGATTGCCAACCCCGTGACGTCGGGCACCGGTCAGGCCACCGTGTTCTCCACCGCGGCGGCGCTGTCGCCGACCAAGGGCGAATTCGATATGGACGCCGCCATGGACTACTGGGCCGAGTTCTACAAGCTCGGCCAGCGCAACGAGGCCGACTACTCCGCCGCCGCGTTCGAGCGCGGGGAAACACCTATCCGACTGGCCTATGACTTCGTCAACATCCAGGCCGCCGACCTGGTGAAGGGCAAGGGCGTCAAGACCGAGATCGTCATCCCGGCAGAGGGCGGCGTGTGGCAGCCGTCGGCGACGATGTGCAACAAGAAGACCGAGGACCCCGATCTGGCCAAACTGGTTCTGGACCACACCCTGTCCGACGAAGGACAGCTGGTGTTCGCCAAGGTCGGCGCGCGGCCGGTGCTCTACACCCTGGGCAAGCTCGACGTTCCCGCCGAGCTCAAGACGAGCTGGCTCCCGGAGAGCCAGTACGCCAATGTGATTCAGTATCCCGATGATTCGTGGCCGCAGCCCTCGATTGTGGCCGACCGCTGGGAGAACGACGTCCTCACCGCGGGCGGATGA